One stretch of Stigmatella aurantiaca DNA includes these proteins:
- a CDS encoding type I polyketide synthase translates to MSKAEVETDTAPTGIAIIGMAGRFPGARDLDAFWRNLREGVESITRLTEAQLQAAGIAEAQRRHPRYVAARGLLEGVDLFDADFFQINPREAALMDPQQRLFLESAWEALESAGYEAGRFAGPIGLFAGAGGAGYLLHHVAPQSDSHELLESLGSVLGNDKDHLTTRVAYKLNFRGPVITVQTACSTSLVAVQLACQALLDFQCDMALAGGVSIAFPLGTGYLTQEGHILSPDGHCRPFDAGAQGTVPADGVGVVVLKRLEDALADGDTIRAVILGAAVNNDGSSKVGYTAPSIDGQAEVIQLAHALAGVEARSISYVEAHGTGTALGDAIEIAALKQAFRRAGPAQGFCSIGSVKSNFGHLNTAAGVASLIKTALALEHRLLPPSLHFQGNDPKFGLEDSPFTVNAAATAWREGATRRRAGVSSFAMGGTNAHAVLEEAPPRPPGSPAKPCQLLVLSARTGSALEAMKQRLHAHLKAHPEVALADVAYTLQVGRRAFPHRFAVTCRETGDALRALQAPSGTEAAPETPPGVAFLFPGEGVEHLGAAEALYRTEAVFREEVDRCTRLFQARHGLDLHGMFTADVTAWEPVRAEAALFTVGHALARWWMALGVKPVALLGQGPGELVAACLSEAFSLEDALARVVARGRWTQGSLEALPSVVREGHLLLEVGTGESLGALARRHGAPLLASLPVKATWDAVGRLWMAGVPIDWSALHEGQRRYRVPLPTYPFERRRHWLGRAVEAPALGTLEETIRQELGIESLERHPGLTEGLRALCSSHLCAYLQANGIGTHVSAVHGRQALREQLGIQPRFHKLFDAMLAGLAEDGILQLQGEEVRFLREGGTLEAPARIRRRLDEAHPRFQGLFEFVEHCLGSYDAALRGKVEAISVLYPGGSSQFLQQCKARTAEHSHERIYLQLLQEALRRLAHATPGRRLRILELGGGQGLLTWPALAALKGVDLEYHFTDLGRAFVEDARREATRRGLDGVMRFGVLDISRPPHEQGYEEGTFDAVIAYNVVHATRDVRQSLQNAGALLRAGGLLGLVEAVRLSRWDVLSWGLAEGWWYFDDGFRKDSPLLPLSGWEGVLKTLDFEALELFPQAEAVREQVDHGLVLARRQEARTSAQKPPVLSPQAPLAASASARHPRPELAMAYLAPRTGLEQRIAGICEELLGVAPVGVQDDFVALGGDSLIVLRLMDRLEQELGQSVPVGTAFSGLTVERLAHSVEGTPRAEESSLLVPLQTRGTRPPLFFVHPAGGVAFPFFELARQLGADQPFYGLQALGLDGQSAPDERVEDMARRYIAAIRSVQPRGPYFLGGFSFGCLVAYEMAQQLTEAGEPIGLLAIVDEPAPLAGHRPTPWMMTRFLTAGVARSLWPHLHDYLYLANATRKREAPRLPNRLRVSPRMLETFLARSALANFVPEDSRGLALRQGALLPMVQLFLLHVREAFAYEPRAYAHRVTLFSTDEVRNGRGLRNPMMGWDKLAAGGVESHPVPGDHFSLLKPPHVQVFARKLSECLAKAQLSPQAQRPSPLIESPHA, encoded by the coding sequence ATGAGTAAGGCGGAAGTGGAGACGGACACTGCCCCCACGGGCATCGCCATCATCGGCATGGCGGGGCGCTTCCCGGGCGCGAGGGACTTGGACGCCTTCTGGCGGAACCTCCGGGAGGGCGTGGAGTCCATCACCCGCCTGACGGAGGCCCAGCTCCAGGCCGCGGGCATCGCCGAGGCCCAGCGGCGCCACCCGCGCTACGTGGCCGCGCGGGGCCTGCTGGAGGGCGTGGATCTCTTCGACGCGGACTTCTTCCAGATCAACCCCCGGGAGGCCGCGCTGATGGATCCGCAGCAGCGCCTCTTCCTGGAGTCCGCCTGGGAGGCCCTGGAGTCCGCGGGGTACGAAGCCGGGCGCTTTGCCGGCCCCATCGGCCTCTTCGCGGGGGCGGGCGGCGCGGGCTACCTGCTCCACCACGTGGCGCCGCAGTCGGACAGCCACGAGCTGCTGGAGAGCCTGGGCTCGGTGCTGGGCAATGACAAGGACCACCTGACCACCCGCGTGGCCTACAAGCTGAACTTCCGGGGCCCCGTCATCACCGTGCAGACGGCGTGCTCCACCTCGCTGGTGGCGGTGCAGCTCGCCTGCCAGGCGCTGCTCGACTTCCAGTGCGACATGGCGCTGGCCGGCGGGGTCTCCATCGCCTTCCCGCTGGGCACGGGCTACCTGACGCAGGAGGGCCACATCCTCTCGCCGGATGGCCACTGCCGCCCCTTCGACGCGGGGGCCCAGGGCACGGTGCCGGCGGATGGCGTGGGCGTGGTGGTGCTCAAGCGGCTGGAGGATGCGCTCGCCGACGGGGACACCATCCGCGCGGTCATCCTGGGGGCGGCCGTCAACAACGATGGCTCCTCGAAGGTGGGCTACACGGCGCCCAGCATCGACGGGCAGGCGGAGGTCATCCAGCTCGCCCACGCGCTCGCGGGCGTGGAGGCCCGGAGCATCTCCTATGTCGAGGCGCACGGGACGGGCACCGCCCTGGGAGACGCCATCGAGATCGCCGCGCTGAAGCAGGCCTTCCGCCGCGCGGGCCCGGCGCAGGGCTTCTGTTCCATCGGCTCGGTGAAGAGCAACTTCGGCCACCTGAACACCGCTGCCGGCGTGGCGAGCCTCATCAAAACGGCCCTGGCGCTGGAGCACCGGCTCCTCCCGCCGAGCCTCCACTTCCAGGGCAATGATCCGAAGTTCGGCCTGGAGGACAGCCCCTTCACCGTGAACGCCGCCGCCACCGCGTGGCGCGAGGGGGCCACGCGCCGGCGCGCGGGGGTCAGCTCCTTCGCCATGGGGGGAACCAATGCCCACGCGGTGCTCGAAGAGGCACCGCCCCGGCCGCCCGGCTCCCCGGCGAAGCCGTGCCAGCTCCTCGTCCTCTCGGCGCGCACGGGCTCCGCGCTGGAGGCCATGAAGCAGCGGCTCCACGCCCACCTGAAGGCCCATCCCGAGGTGGCGCTCGCGGACGTGGCGTACACGCTCCAGGTGGGGCGCCGGGCCTTCCCCCACCGCTTCGCCGTGACGTGCCGCGAGACGGGCGATGCCCTGCGGGCGCTCCAGGCGCCCAGTGGCACCGAAGCTGCGCCCGAGACGCCTCCGGGGGTGGCCTTCCTCTTTCCGGGCGAGGGCGTGGAGCACCTGGGGGCGGCCGAGGCGCTCTACCGCACGGAGGCGGTGTTCCGTGAAGAGGTGGACCGGTGCACGCGCCTGTTCCAGGCGCGGCATGGGCTGGATCTGCACGGGATGTTCACCGCGGACGTGACGGCGTGGGAGCCCGTCCGGGCGGAGGCGGCCCTCTTCACCGTGGGTCATGCGCTCGCCCGGTGGTGGATGGCGCTGGGCGTGAAACCCGTGGCCCTGCTGGGCCAGGGCCCTGGAGAGCTCGTCGCGGCCTGCCTGAGCGAGGCGTTCTCGCTGGAGGACGCGCTCGCCCGCGTGGTGGCGCGGGGCCGGTGGACGCAGGGCTCGCTGGAGGCCCTGCCCTCGGTGGTGCGGGAAGGCCACCTCCTGCTCGAAGTGGGCACGGGGGAGAGCCTGGGCGCGCTGGCGCGGCGTCACGGTGCCCCCCTCCTCGCCAGCCTGCCCGTAAAAGCCACCTGGGACGCGGTGGGACGGCTGTGGATGGCGGGCGTGCCCATCGATTGGAGCGCCCTGCACGAGGGACAGCGGCGCTACCGCGTGCCCCTGCCCACCTACCCCTTCGAGCGGCGGCGCCACTGGCTGGGCCGGGCCGTGGAAGCGCCCGCGCTGGGCACCCTGGAGGAGACGATCCGCCAGGAGCTGGGCATCGAATCCCTGGAGCGCCATCCGGGCCTGACGGAAGGGCTCCGGGCGCTCTGCTCCAGCCACCTGTGTGCGTACCTCCAGGCCAACGGCATCGGCACGCACGTGAGCGCCGTCCACGGCCGGCAGGCGCTGCGGGAGCAACTGGGCATTCAACCCCGGTTCCACAAGCTCTTCGACGCGATGCTGGCGGGCCTGGCCGAGGATGGAATCCTCCAGCTCCAGGGAGAGGAGGTCCGCTTTCTGCGCGAGGGCGGCACGCTGGAGGCCCCCGCGCGGATCCGGCGGCGGCTGGACGAGGCCCACCCCCGTTTCCAGGGCCTGTTCGAGTTCGTGGAGCACTGCCTGGGCAGCTACGACGCGGCGCTGCGTGGCAAGGTCGAGGCCATCAGCGTGCTCTATCCGGGGGGCAGCTCCCAGTTCCTCCAGCAGTGCAAGGCGCGCACGGCCGAGCACAGCCACGAGCGCATCTACCTCCAACTGCTGCAAGAGGCCCTTCGCCGGCTCGCTCACGCCACCCCGGGCCGGCGGCTCCGGATCCTGGAGCTGGGCGGGGGGCAGGGCCTGTTGACCTGGCCCGCGCTGGCCGCGCTGAAGGGCGTGGATCTCGAGTACCACTTCACGGATCTCGGCCGGGCCTTCGTCGAGGATGCGCGGCGCGAGGCCACGCGGCGGGGGCTGGACGGCGTCATGCGCTTCGGCGTGCTCGACATCTCCCGCCCGCCCCACGAGCAGGGCTACGAGGAGGGAACCTTCGACGCCGTCATCGCCTACAACGTGGTCCACGCGACGCGGGACGTGCGGCAGTCGCTCCAGAACGCCGGGGCGTTGCTGCGTGCCGGCGGGTTGCTGGGCCTGGTGGAGGCGGTGCGGCTCTCGCGCTGGGACGTGCTCTCCTGGGGGCTGGCCGAGGGCTGGTGGTACTTCGACGACGGCTTCCGGAAGGACTCGCCCCTGCTCCCGCTGTCCGGCTGGGAGGGCGTCCTGAAGACGCTGGACTTCGAGGCCCTGGAACTCTTTCCCCAGGCGGAAGCGGTGCGCGAGCAGGTGGACCACGGGCTCGTGCTCGCCCGGCGCCAGGAGGCCCGGACCTCCGCCCAGAAGCCCCCGGTCCTCTCGCCGCAGGCACCCCTGGCGGCCTCCGCCAGCGCCCGCCACCCCCGCCCGGAGCTGGCCATGGCGTACCTCGCGCCCCGGACGGGGCTCGAGCAGCGCATCGCCGGCATCTGCGAGGAATTGCTCGGCGTGGCCCCGGTGGGCGTGCAGGACGACTTCGTGGCGCTGGGCGGCGACTCGCTCATCGTCCTGCGCTTGATGGACCGGCTGGAGCAGGAGCTGGGCCAGTCCGTGCCGGTGGGGACGGCCTTCAGCGGGCTGACCGTGGAGCGGCTGGCCCATTCGGTGGAGGGAACCCCCCGGGCCGAGGAGTCCTCCCTGCTGGTGCCCCTCCAGACGCGGGGCACGAGGCCGCCGCTGTTCTTCGTGCACCCGGCCGGGGGCGTGGCGTTTCCATTCTTCGAGCTGGCGCGCCAGCTCGGGGCGGATCAGCCCTTCTACGGCTTGCAGGCCCTGGGGCTGGATGGGCAGTCCGCGCCCGACGAGCGCGTGGAGGACATGGCCCGGCGCTACATCGCGGCGATTCGAAGCGTTCAGCCGCGCGGGCCCTACTTCCTGGGCGGCTTCTCGTTCGGGTGCCTGGTGGCCTACGAGATGGCGCAGCAGCTCACGGAGGCCGGCGAGCCGATCGGCCTGCTGGCCATCGTGGACGAGCCGGCGCCGCTGGCGGGCCACCGGCCCACGCCCTGGATGATGACCCGCTTCCTGACGGCGGGGGTGGCCCGCTCCCTCTGGCCGCACCTGCACGACTACCTCTACCTGGCGAACGCCACACGCAAGCGCGAGGCGCCGCGCCTGCCCAACCGGCTCCGGGTGTCCCCCCGGATGCTGGAGACCTTCCTGGCCCGCTCGGCGCTGGCGAACTTCGTTCCCGAGGACTCGCGGGGGCTGGCCCTGCGCCAGGGGGCGCTGCTGCCCATGGTCCAGCTCTTCCTCCTGCACGTGCGCGAGGCCTTCGCGTACGAGCCCCGGGCCTACGCCCACCGGGTGACGCTCTTCTCCACGGACGAGGTGCGCAACGGCCGGGGGCTCCGCAACCCGATGATGGGCTGGGACAAGCTGGCGGCGGGCGGCGTGGAGTCCCACCCGGTCCCGGGCGACCACTTCTCCTTGCTGAAGCCGCCCCACGTCCAGGTCTTCGCCCGGAAGCTCTCCGAGTGCCTGGCGAAAGCCCAACTGTCCCCGCAGGCGCAGCGTCCTTCACCCTTGATCGAGAGTCCCCATGCCTGA
- a CDS encoding patatin-like phospholipase family protein: MPESKKDKQQPERMRILAFDGGPSSLITLRVLREIEVMFPGFLERTRMFSGTSLGAFVSLYLAHALTLKQRKGDTSPSSVQIIDDCIEFNDRITRQFKVRPINVLRVASGLLPLYDGEGIRSILEETFGEAKLCELDRMVVIEAFDSTVWRKTTYHQFPPEADVLTTIVDAALASSAFPVLMPLYRSGTNLGERGNNLMMDGALSNNSTAMTALSDALLYFAYQDGHDAMEDTQSEARYLPRVSILSLGCTPQSAKWFEKWSEISASLSMFLDSLLLGHPRRPMLKQSYGWLWLLLHNVRAAMAFVEGGAQSDVRYATELLGPFRFFRFRPDLNALDVMLSLVGNPDTVIRQSAETARLTWGQEFEAYELLQKQPPSLRKPWHHLLSWVEEYWMNAPPPTE, from the coding sequence ATGCCTGAGTCCAAGAAAGACAAACAGCAGCCGGAGCGGATGCGAATCCTTGCCTTCGACGGCGGCCCCAGCTCGCTCATCACCCTCCGGGTGCTCCGGGAAATCGAGGTGATGTTCCCCGGCTTCCTCGAACGCACGCGCATGTTCTCAGGGACGTCCCTGGGCGCCTTCGTCAGCCTGTACCTGGCGCATGCCTTGACGCTCAAGCAGCGCAAGGGGGACACGTCTCCCAGCAGTGTTCAAATCATTGATGACTGCATCGAGTTCAACGACAGGATTACCCGGCAGTTCAAGGTCCGGCCCATCAACGTCCTGAGGGTCGCGTCGGGGCTCCTGCCGCTGTATGACGGCGAGGGCATCCGCTCCATCCTGGAGGAGACCTTCGGCGAGGCGAAGCTGTGTGAGCTGGATCGGATGGTGGTCATCGAGGCCTTCGACTCGACCGTCTGGCGCAAGACGACCTACCACCAGTTCCCGCCCGAGGCGGACGTCCTCACCACCATCGTGGACGCGGCCCTGGCGAGCTCCGCGTTTCCGGTGCTCATGCCGCTCTACCGCTCGGGCACCAACCTGGGCGAGCGCGGCAACAACCTCATGATGGATGGGGCGCTCTCCAACAACAGCACCGCGATGACGGCCCTGTCCGATGCGCTGCTCTACTTCGCCTACCAGGACGGCCACGACGCGATGGAGGACACCCAGTCCGAGGCCCGGTACCTGCCCCGGGTGTCCATCCTCTCGCTGGGCTGTACGCCGCAGTCGGCCAAGTGGTTCGAGAAGTGGTCGGAGATCAGCGCCTCGCTGAGCATGTTCCTGGACTCCCTGCTCCTGGGCCACCCCCGGCGGCCCATGCTCAAGCAGAGCTATGGGTGGCTCTGGCTGCTCCTGCACAACGTCCGGGCCGCCATGGCCTTTGTCGAGGGCGGCGCCCAGTCCGACGTGCGCTACGCCACGGAGCTCCTGGGCCCCTTCCGCTTCTTCCGCTTCCGGCCGGACCTCAACGCGCTGGATGTCATGTTGAGCCTGGTGGGAAACCCAGACACGGTGATTCGCCAGTCCGCGGAGACGGCCCGCCTCACCTGGGGACAGGAGTTCGAGGCCTATGAGCTGCTGCAGAAGCAGCCCCCCTCGCTGCGTAAACCCTGGCACCACCTGCTGAGCTGGGTGGAGGAATACTGGATGAACGCTCCCCCTCCCACCGAGTAA
- a CDS encoding protocatechuate 3,4-dioxygenase — translation MRHNAKKDMSPPELTRRRVLGGIGLALAALPLSQFLACGNDDDAGTGPGDGTPDPGAWATGGTAAMVAASTYPNPFASDAGTCQLTCEATLGPCYAETLERKDISEGHDGLPVRLAFRVVNESCAPIAGASVDIWHAAPEGLYSGEDADPFCTGDDPSATAARWFRGTQTTDADGRVDFDSCFPGWYSSRTIHIHFTVRLNGDAYVTSQLVFDDALDDEIINTQPLYNARGPRDTTNATDNVVSADSAPDYSFQTQRMSDGAMLAWKTLVIRSSLSNASCQVPGGNGGGGPGGPGGPPPGFDGGMPPPRDGGMGPPRDGG, via the coding sequence ATGCGCCACAACGCCAAGAAAGACATGTCCCCCCCGGAGCTGACCCGCCGCCGAGTGCTCGGTGGAATCGGTCTTGCCCTGGCGGCCCTGCCGCTCAGCCAGTTCCTGGCGTGCGGGAACGACGATGACGCGGGCACGGGGCCCGGCGACGGTACCCCGGATCCTGGCGCCTGGGCCACGGGAGGCACGGCCGCGATGGTGGCCGCGAGCACCTACCCCAACCCCTTCGCCTCGGACGCGGGGACGTGCCAGTTGACCTGCGAGGCCACCCTGGGCCCCTGCTACGCGGAGACCCTGGAGCGCAAGGACATCAGCGAGGGACACGATGGGTTGCCCGTCCGGCTGGCGTTCCGGGTGGTGAACGAGAGCTGTGCGCCCATCGCGGGGGCTTCGGTGGACATCTGGCATGCGGCGCCGGAAGGGCTCTACTCGGGCGAGGACGCGGATCCGTTCTGCACGGGGGATGATCCGTCGGCCACCGCCGCGCGCTGGTTCCGGGGCACGCAGACGACGGACGCGGACGGCCGGGTGGACTTCGACTCGTGCTTCCCGGGCTGGTACAGCAGCCGGACGATTCACATCCACTTCACCGTGCGTCTCAACGGCGACGCGTACGTGACGTCTCAGCTCGTCTTCGACGACGCGCTGGATGACGAGATCATCAACACCCAGCCGCTCTACAACGCGCGTGGGCCGCGCGACACGACGAACGCGACGGACAACGTCGTCTCGGCGGACAGCGCCCCGGACTACAGCTTCCAGACCCAGCGCATGTCCGATGGCGCGATGCTGGCCTGGAAGACCCTGGTCATCCGCTCCTCGCTCTCGAACGCCTCGTGCCAGGTGCCGGGCGGCAACGGGGGCGGCGGCCCGGGCGGCCCCGGCGGTCCTCCTCCGGGGTTCGACGGAGGCATGCCTCCCCCGCGAGATGGTGGCATGGGTCCCCCGCGCGATGGTGGCTGA
- a CDS encoding secretin and TonB N-terminal domain-containing protein: protein MSRIGALFAALLVLASPSLAAPPKAESKRIHLDVVRADLHDVLRMLADVGRLNLVVSEQVKGQVTLKLKNVPWREALDVVLASKGLGQEIQGNVLRVAPLKELAEEAAARTQVKQAREDAAPLKTYFIPVSHARAAELLPHVQAQLSPRGRASVDARTNTLIVTDVEPVTLP, encoded by the coding sequence ATGAGCCGAATTGGCGCCCTCTTCGCCGCGCTGCTGGTGCTGGCCTCCCCCAGCCTGGCGGCACCGCCCAAGGCCGAGTCCAAGCGGATCCACCTCGATGTGGTGCGCGCGGATCTGCACGATGTGCTGCGGATGCTCGCCGACGTGGGCCGGCTCAACCTCGTGGTGTCCGAGCAGGTGAAGGGCCAGGTGACGCTGAAGCTGAAGAACGTGCCCTGGCGGGAGGCGCTGGACGTGGTGCTCGCCTCGAAGGGGCTGGGCCAGGAAATCCAGGGCAACGTGCTGCGTGTGGCGCCACTGAAGGAGTTGGCCGAGGAGGCCGCCGCCCGCACCCAGGTGAAGCAGGCGCGCGAGGACGCCGCGCCGCTGAAGACCTACTTCATCCCGGTCAGCCATGCCCGCGCCGCGGAGCTGCTTCCCCACGTGCAGGCACAGCTGTCTCCCCGGGGCAGGGCGAGCGTGGACGCGCGGACCAACACGCTCATCGTCACGGACGTGGAGCCGGTGACGCTGCCCTGA
- a CDS encoding right-handed parallel beta-helix repeat-containing protein, which produces MGLALALSGTEALASDDGIGAQNRPDLAFASVAPQRIFHVSTSGSDGNPGTATQPWRTLNYAATRLRAGEAAYVHAGTYSERVSIGSSSADGTATAPIQLLGAPGEAKPIIRGGDSKTGAMLRLQRRYWVVSGFNIQAAGSQTHGVRFEGARNSVVRDTEVAGGTGPSAVVFYSGASDIGFLNNKVHDYTWSGKDSHGMLVLPDTARILIQGTESWGNGGDSFQCQGTDTATGSAHPTDITLENNRFHEDRENAVDIKTCDRVTLRGNKFYGYRPTSTAPQGAAVVMHYSARRILMEGNRLWNNGRGLSLGGNMILREPVTDVIVRRNLVFDGSTSGGGSGDGLRVGTSRRVRMHHNTLAFLPVGGIKVGDGSDGPAEATEVYNNVVYSTPKAVELQLSGTTGFKSDRNLVYQAGATALFRLNGKDTTLESWRSSTGLDGTSRVTDPLFVADPRSNDFFTVVGSPVRNNAMALAIPAPVLSGSVCEGTADLGFLESCN; this is translated from the coding sequence ATGGGCCTGGCGCTGGCCCTCTCTGGGACCGAGGCCCTGGCCTCGGATGATGGAATCGGTGCACAGAACCGGCCGGATCTTGCCTTCGCGAGCGTGGCTCCCCAGCGCATCTTCCACGTGTCCACGAGTGGCAGTGATGGAAACCCAGGCACGGCCACTCAGCCGTGGCGGACGCTGAACTACGCGGCCACGCGGCTGCGGGCCGGCGAGGCCGCCTATGTGCACGCGGGCACGTATTCCGAGCGCGTGTCCATTGGCTCCAGCTCCGCGGACGGCACCGCCACGGCGCCCATCCAACTGCTGGGGGCCCCGGGCGAGGCGAAGCCCATCATCCGCGGCGGGGATTCCAAGACGGGCGCCATGCTGCGCCTGCAGCGCCGGTACTGGGTGGTGTCTGGCTTCAACATCCAGGCGGCGGGCTCGCAGACGCACGGCGTGCGGTTCGAGGGGGCGCGCAACTCGGTGGTGCGCGACACCGAGGTGGCGGGTGGCACCGGGCCCTCGGCGGTGGTGTTCTACTCGGGCGCCAGCGACATCGGCTTCCTGAACAACAAGGTCCACGACTACACCTGGAGCGGCAAGGACAGCCACGGCATGTTGGTGCTGCCGGACACCGCCCGCATCCTCATCCAGGGCACCGAGTCCTGGGGCAACGGCGGCGACTCGTTCCAGTGCCAGGGCACGGACACCGCCACGGGCAGCGCCCACCCCACGGACATCACCCTGGAGAACAACCGCTTCCACGAGGACCGTGAGAACGCGGTGGACATCAAGACGTGTGACCGCGTCACCCTGCGGGGCAACAAGTTCTACGGCTACCGCCCCACGTCCACCGCGCCGCAGGGCGCCGCGGTGGTGATGCACTACTCGGCGCGCCGCATCCTCATGGAGGGCAACCGCCTGTGGAACAACGGGCGGGGCCTGTCGCTGGGCGGGAACATGATCCTCCGCGAGCCGGTGACGGACGTCATCGTCCGGCGCAACCTGGTGTTCGACGGCAGCACCTCGGGTGGTGGCAGCGGTGACGGGCTGCGCGTGGGGACCAGCCGGCGCGTGCGCATGCACCACAACACGCTGGCGTTCCTGCCGGTGGGCGGCATCAAGGTGGGCGATGGCTCGGACGGCCCGGCCGAGGCCACCGAGGTGTACAACAACGTGGTGTACTCCACGCCCAAGGCGGTGGAGCTCCAGCTGAGCGGCACGACGGGGTTCAAGTCGGACCGGAACCTGGTCTACCAGGCGGGCGCCACGGCGCTGTTCCGGCTGAACGGCAAGGACACGACGCTGGAGAGCTGGCGCTCGTCCACGGGGCTGGACGGGACGAGCCGCGTGACGGATCCGCTCTTCGTGGCGGACCCGCGCAGCAACGACTTCTTCACGGTGGTGGGCTCGCCGGTGCGCAACAACGCCATGGCGCTGGCCATCCCGGCGCCGGTGCTGAGCGGCTCGGTGTGCGAGGGCACGGCGGACCTGGGCTTCCTGGAGTCCTGCAACTGA
- a CDS encoding DUSAM domain-containing protein has translation MGGEALTLQNEELDALWDHLWGIENRLTHGAPLELSGRMCDLLRAAAPTVAISSATAETALTSAESATVLLFEIRKRIREGSNRINDALVRMYALQDSGDLDGARQQMQDVLAVEVVPLYREIAEGELAKLNGLS, from the coding sequence ATGGGGGGTGAAGCCCTGACACTCCAGAATGAGGAACTGGATGCGCTCTGGGATCACCTGTGGGGAATCGAAAACCGGCTCACTCACGGTGCGCCTCTCGAACTCTCCGGGAGGATGTGCGATCTCCTGCGGGCCGCCGCGCCAACGGTGGCGATCAGCAGTGCCACTGCGGAAACGGCCCTCACCAGTGCCGAGAGTGCCACCGTCCTTCTCTTCGAGATTCGGAAGCGAATCCGGGAAGGCTCGAATCGAATCAACGACGCGCTCGTCCGAATGTACGCGCTCCAAGACTCAGGGGACCTCGACGGTGCACGCCAGCAGATGCAGGACGTACTCGCCGTCGAGGTTGTGCCGCTCTACCGGGAGATTGCCGAGGGCGAGCTCGCGAAGCTCAACGGCCTGTCATAG
- a CDS encoding sensor histidine kinase, translating to MKLRMRLALMTVAVAVPVALCMGWIHVASQVRALESALSEYALAHMLSGGRERCEASPENWSIEPPRPRTGTGGDREPPPRPRGPPPGPRPPPGSRLYAYDAQLAARNPSAPALEPSLVKAMQQGEGLASRASAFGVDEPREVLVRMPWGTGPCAFALVQWPGRFNTEERPAVPFPHEYWLIPTGIALAGVLFALGPVVRRLRQLTGEVRTFVRSAYQGSLTQTGNDEISELARAFDEAGREVRAQMELKEKREQTLRSFLENTTHDVMIPLTVLQGHLAELQQHAAKGTPVDAAAVAAASQEAHYMAALIHNLGAAARLEAGEPSVQRGPVNLNALVERCVGRHRPIARQQGVQLDYAVPELPVSLSGDDTLIEQAVSNVIYNAVRYNARGGHVAVVLDRQPGPAFRLRVLDDGPGIPEGELSRLVERRVRGDAARTRGPGGHGLGLNIAWKVAVLHGWSLQLGRSEYGGLQVDFLGELPASPGPDTEGPQVPGALRA from the coding sequence GTGAAGCTGCGCATGCGGCTGGCGTTGATGACGGTGGCGGTGGCGGTGCCCGTGGCGCTGTGCATGGGGTGGATCCATGTGGCCAGCCAGGTGCGGGCGCTCGAGTCGGCGCTCTCGGAATATGCCCTGGCGCACATGCTGTCCGGGGGCCGCGAGCGCTGCGAGGCCTCGCCGGAGAACTGGAGCATCGAGCCGCCCCGGCCCCGGACAGGCACGGGGGGCGACCGGGAGCCACCGCCCCGGCCCCGGGGCCCTCCGCCGGGCCCGCGCCCTCCGCCGGGCTCGCGGCTGTATGCCTATGACGCCCAGCTCGCGGCCCGGAACCCCTCCGCGCCAGCGCTGGAGCCATCCCTCGTGAAGGCGATGCAACAAGGGGAGGGGCTCGCCAGCCGGGCCTCGGCTTTCGGGGTGGACGAGCCGCGCGAGGTGCTCGTGCGAATGCCCTGGGGCACGGGGCCGTGCGCGTTCGCGCTCGTGCAGTGGCCCGGACGGTTCAACACGGAGGAGCGGCCCGCGGTGCCCTTCCCCCACGAGTACTGGCTCATCCCCACGGGGATCGCGCTCGCGGGGGTGCTGTTCGCGTTGGGGCCGGTGGTGCGGCGCCTGCGCCAGCTCACCGGCGAGGTGCGCACCTTCGTCCGCAGTGCGTACCAGGGCTCCCTCACCCAGACGGGCAACGATGAAATCTCCGAGCTGGCGCGGGCCTTCGACGAGGCGGGCCGGGAGGTGCGGGCGCAGATGGAGCTGAAGGAGAAGCGCGAGCAGACGCTGCGCTCCTTCCTGGAGAACACCACGCACGATGTGATGATCCCCCTGACGGTGCTCCAGGGGCACCTGGCCGAGCTGCAACAGCACGCGGCGAAGGGGACGCCGGTGGACGCCGCAGCGGTGGCGGCGGCCAGCCAGGAGGCGCACTACATGGCGGCGCTCATCCACAACCTGGGCGCGGCGGCCCGGCTGGAGGCGGGGGAGCCCTCGGTGCAGCGCGGGCCGGTGAACCTCAACGCGCTGGTGGAGCGGTGCGTGGGGCGCCACCGGCCCATAGCGCGGCAGCAGGGCGTGCAGCTCGACTATGCCGTCCCGGAACTACCGGTGAGCCTGTCGGGCGATGACACGCTCATCGAGCAGGCGGTGAGCAACGTCATCTACAACGCCGTGCGCTACAACGCCCGGGGAGGCCACGTGGCGGTGGTGCTCGACCGGCAACCGGGCCCGGCGTTCCGCCTGCGGGTGCTGGATGACGGGCCCGGCATTCCCGAGGGGGAGCTGTCCCGGCTCGTCGAGCGGCGCGTGCGCGGCGACGCGGCGCGCACGCGGGGGCCGGGCGGCCACGGGCTCGGCCTGAACATCGCTTGGAAGGTGGCGGTGCTGCACGGCTGGAGCCTGCAACTGGGACGTTCCGAGTACGGGGGGCTCCAGGTGGACTTCCTGGGAGAGCTGCCCGCATCACCGGGGCCTGACACGGAAGGCCCTCAAGTTCCAGGTGCCCTCCGGGCTTAA